The Macrobrachium nipponense isolate FS-2020 chromosome 1, ASM1510439v2, whole genome shotgun sequence genome includes a window with the following:
- the LOC135219785 gene encoding dynein axonemal assembly factor 3-like, whose amino-acid sequence MWKMYGHGIFNWWGFSPASDLISYSNLTDDRKEYQLLLVGTGDHRHLLSMIAKRKNGTNLKIFIIEAHVELYARIILLLGVCLRRGLGLQERATLLLDLWGNLNLRPVSKDYLHSVAREYARNVTDASQFDRLVGIVAASKLKYKERDAMDDVFKSWYKLQSSEYDSALAWDARLRQFLKNRYDNRRGDADWAWHMRLSFRLDSFCPSSTAEKKTSSNNKEFIEAPENRDRYVGICTGWGNEFLAWRHTGHAFDLAVQTKSSEPNTSLASVAVFSVGLQKHRRVGYWGDILSGPFPATALAATNIELAKLQNGRSKYSGTEVAQKNTEYFLELLWKNCRVQDTVKATKKSFSLECNIPMKANGKQVNENSCTKEETGHRDKRHIAEIMHTGASDAQHMQIEACLTDTVNLETDETEETKRDFEGGTMKAENNDGREKQESFDQNIDGFQENQRTEGKKDFKINEEASALNKDSKPTSDLYISLEGVQIILLSPTRMNDLRNLPEINGYLDIVYLSAATAHLLNSTLAASNISAYTTILVESARMMPELTDDQVTEYETQITKLAKQVDGPQGVLHPSAICDFAKKKIQINVSFLL is encoded by the exons ATGTGGAAAATGTATGGCCATGGGATATTCAATTGGTGGGGGTTTTCACCTGCATCTGATCTTATTAGTTATTCTAACC TTACAGACGACCGCAAAGAATATCAGCTGCTACTGGTAGGGACTGGAGATCACCGGCATTTGCTTAGCATGATAGCGAAGAGGAAAAACGGGACTAATCTAAAG ATATTTATCATCGAGGCTCATGTAGAACTGTATGCAAGGATAATACTATTGCTTGGAGTATGTTTACGGAGAGGACTGGGCCTTCAAGAGAGAGCCACTCTACTCCTCGACCTCTGGGGAAATTTGAATCTGCGACCTGTATCGAAAGATTACCTTCACAGCGTTGCTCGAGAGTACGCAAG GAACGTAACAGATGCCTCCCAGTTTGATCGCCTGGTGGGCATAGTTGCAGCATCTAAGCTTAAATACAAAGAAAGAGACGCTATGGACGACGTTTTCAAGAGTTGGTACAAGCTCCAATCATCGGAATATGACTCAGCACTTGCATG GGATGCCCGTTTAAGGCAATTCCTAAAGAATCGTTACGACAACAGAAGAGGTGACGCGGACTGGGCCTGGCACATGAGACTATCTTTTCGCCTGGACAGTTTTTGCCCTTCATCAACGGCGGAGAAGAAAACGTCGAGCAACAACAAAGAATTCATTGAAGCGCCAGAGAATCGAGATAGATACGTAGGCATCTGTACTGGATGGGGAAATGAGTTTCTGGCATGGAGGCATACAGGTCACGCTTTTGATCTGGCCGTGCAAACAAAGTCTAGTGAGCCAAACACTTCTCTAGCATCAG TGGCTGTCTTCTCTGTGGGTCTGCAAAAGCACAGAAGGGTTGGTTATTGGGGAGACATTTTGTCAGGACCGTTTCCCGCTACTGCTCTTGCAGCGACCAACATCGAACTCGCCAAACTTCAGAACGGGAGAAGTAAATAT AGTGGAACTGAAGTTGCCCAAAAGAACACCGAATACTTTTTGGAATTATTATGGAAAAACTGTCGTGTTCAGGACACTGTAAAAGCaactaaaaaaagtttttcattagAATGCAACATTCCGATGAAGGCAAATGGAAAACAAGTGAATGAAAATTCGTGCACAAAAGAAGAAACTGGGCACAGGGATAAGAGGCACATAGCAGAAATCATGCACACTGGAGCGAGTGACGCACAGCATATGCAGATAGAAGCCTGTCTGACAGACACAGTAAATTTAGAGACTGATGAAACGGAAGAAACCAAACGTGATTTTGAAGGAGGCACGATGAAAGCAGAAAATAACGACGGTCGGGAAAAGCAAGAAAGCTTCGATCAAAATATTGATGGATTCCAGGAAAACCAGAGAACAGAAGGAAAGAAAGACTTCAAGATCAACGAAGAAGCCTCAGCGCTGAACAAAGACTCGAAACCAACATCGGACCTTTATATCAGCCTTGAAGGAGTGCAAATCATTCTTCTGTCTCCAACCAGAATGAACGATCTCCGCAATTTACCAGAG ATAAATGGTTATCTAGACATCGTGTACCTTTCGGCAGCCACAGCACATCTCCTGAACTCAACTCTTGCTGCAAGTAACATCTCTGCATATACAACAATTCTGGTTGAGTCGGCTAG